AGCCAAGAGGAAACTGTGTGATTGTTATAAACAAGAAATGGCTGTAAAGGCATTTTGACAAGAAAGACAGCAAAAGTATCTTACAATTTAGAGATCTAAAAAAGTGCGCAAAAGAAACCATTTCTAAAACAAAGACCAACCAGAACTCCAGCATCCAATTCGCACTACTGTTCAGAGAACATAAGTTTTCTCGTTTCTCATACGGCATGATTCAAATTCCAACAAGTCTCTGAAATGCCTTAAATTTGAGGAGGACAACTAATTATTCCTTTTAGAAGTAGCAGTCGCATCGTTCTTAGGAATATAAAATCATCCCAGCAAAAAATCTATGGAgtttgtattgatttttttcattcCTTTCTACTCCAATTTATATCCAGTCTCCTACAGCCAAGCTTTTATGTCAGACCCCAATTCATTGCAAGAATGCAAAGAACAGCCGAAAGCTGAAGACTGAACCATTTTACCTGAACAAAGGGCCTCTGTAGACCGAATGATGCAATAACGCAGGTGATGGGAGATAGTGGGCACCACGTAAGTGTAATTCGGACCCACTGTCAGTACCACTGCATACGCCGCAATCAAACTGTAAGATGGAGTTGAAACATGGCTTTTTGACACAGACCTTCATCAGAACTTCCCTTGGAAATATGCCCTCTCCACCGTAGATTTGTGGACCCAACAATGCCGAAACAGCAACTTCCTCGCCAGACTCACATTTTCTCCTCAAAAGCACATCTTCAGATTCTGGTGCATCCCAGTCAACCACAAAATCCCCAGGATCACCAATTTGGTCATTCTGAGATGTCAATCACATTAATACGAGCTAAGAAAAAGCTTTTGCAATATTTAGGCACCAAGCAGGGCAACCAGCACAGAATCATAACATTTTCTACGGCAACTGGAATTAGATAGTCGATCTTAGCTTCCCTCCTACGCGTGCTTATGTCATGTCACAAACGCCACTAGCGGTAGCTTTTCTGAGGTACTTGTAATGCCAAGGCTATATCTTTTTAGCTCCACATGAAGAACCTGTCCAAATTCTATGATGGGTTCCAAAGTGGGCCTTTCACCGAGACAATCTTGGACCAGCATACTACTAATGATCTTTCCTGTCATCGACTGGCGGACACCAACCTTAGCCACGCCACAAGCCAAAGAAATCCAAAAAGACTGCGCCTCGCTCTACCTACATGACTCGGGGACAGACAGCTAGCCTCCTATGAACAATCGGCGGTCGAATCGCAGCCCACCCACTAACGTCAATCGAAACCCAACTGTCCGGCAACAAAAATTCAGCACATGAGCTCGAGAACGACTCAATCGAAGAgttacagagagagagatagagagagagagagaatgagaaccTGAAAGCGATTGGAGGAGAGCTCGTGGGCGATCTCCGACCGCAAGACCGTGAGCAGCCCGAGATCCACGATGGCCTTTTGGCCCTGGCGGAGGACCGAGTTCAGCCTCTGCATCTTccccttcttccccttcttctccttctccttcttcttcttcgtcgtcgTCTATCGTCTCTCGCCGAGGCTCGCAGGACTCCAGCCGAGGGCCGCGCCAACGCCCGTGCTCGATTCGAGCCCTGATCGACGCGGTCGAGCGAGCGCCCTAGTCGAGCGTGGCCCACTTCGAGGCTCGATGCttgtccgtccgtccgtcctCAAATGCAACTCACCGGAGGTCGGGCGACTTTGGGCGGGCGCTGCGGTGTTGGATTTGTCTCACTGGCCTCCGCCCGTCGCTTGAGTGCGCCGGCTCATTGTCCTTATTGGTTTATTCAAATTAAGGAATGCGTTTCGTGGATTCCATTCGTGAATGCGGTCCACGTAaccgattctttttattctcattTCTTAACCGATTCCGAGAAAAAGCGCGTTtcgtttaaaattttttattcggAATAAATTGCGTTTGactattaattgattaattccaaattaattttttgattttaaataaattttaaataatttattttgatttttaaataaattttaaataatttctttactttttactattttcttttctttttcctttttttcttttttttttttctttttttccccttttttcctattcttcttcttcttcatttgccGTCGCCGGACCCGGtggccagacgagggccggcgactcACGGAGCGCCCGCCGCCCGCCGAGGTCGGCATTTCGTCGGCCGAGCCCGTCCCAGCgagtgggcgaggctcgcccggccacccgaggtcggcctcgccgtggctggggggcctcgcccagcctccAGCGAGGCCGGCTTGGACCCTTGGCGGGGTGGGCGacctcgccgatggccgggcgagcctcgccggtggccgggcgaggctcgacctcgcccgatctgccgggggccgagcctcgcccgagctgccggcgaggcctcgctcGCCACCGGCGGGCTTGCCCGGCCCCACCTGGCcgagtcggcctcgccggtggctgaggcttgcctccggcgagctcgccggaccttgCCCCgctggcgagcctccggcgacctcgccggacccGGCGACCGCGGGCGTaccggcggggcggcggcggaccGAGGTGGTGGCCGGGGCGGGGGCGCGGTGGCGgcggaccggcggcggcggcgatggcgaatggcaaccgagatgttgaaagagaagaacaagattTTCCGTGTTGATTCTTTTCGATTCTCCGGAcgtagaatcaatttttttagattctcaaatcttgttcaaaattgttccttgacaaatttgttcctgaacaaaaatttactaaacgcgattctcgtcccaaaccgatTCTCGGGGAACAAAAATCGGACTGCAGACTGTTGGGCAAGTTGCCAAAGCCCCTAAAGTTTTCTACGAGCGTACTTTTTCAAACAACAATTAAAATGCGTTTCTTTCGTacgaaataaataattttaaaaatattttttaaaaaattattgcttgTATCATTTAACAatcttaataaatgaaaaatatttttatcacgtgtgaaaatattcataaaaatatattattgataatataaaTATCTTTTTTGACTAAATATTATAAGCAATTAATTTGAGGATACtactttttaaatcatttattttctacaaaataaacCTCATATTAAACCAAAGTCAATcctgaaaatacttttcaattaCACTTCCCAAACATTAGTCATGTCTTGAAAAAAACCCATTGGCCTTTGAGTTTTGCGTTTTTGTGTAAAAGCTTTTCCCAAAGCTAAACTAAATGCAACTGATGACCTTGGGTCTCCAATTGAAACAAAGTATCAGGACCTTGAGGGGTTGGAATCCGTGGGGTCTCGAAAAAATAGTAACTTTTTTGTTCGGCTTTTATCTTTTTTCGATTCACTAAGATTTGTATCAGTtagatctttcaattttctataaGAATTTGATATCTTTAATTCCGTCTTGATAAattcttctcttgtttttcCCACAAGGGATCATGATATCTTTCTATAATATCGCTGGTCTCTTTATTGGTTCGATGCACAATTTCTGGAATGTATGTAGTGGCTATGATTAATTCGATAGAAAAGAATGAATAGCATAGCGTGTATTTTCATTGGGGATTATCTAGAAAAAAATCGTCACATCTTTCTACGATTTCTTATGAAATTTCCAGCGTTGTAGTCTTGCCATGGATCCAACTCCTAAGTTTGACATCAAGGCCTCAAATTATGTGTCCTAGTCCTCTTTTATGACATTAATGAGTTttaagtttcatatatatattttgtagaaaatgaataattttaaaaacattttcctaaaatataaatgcttaaaataattcatgatgtttaaaatttaacagagccgatggaaatatttttcattaatacatttttgtaagtaatacaaatgatcatttaatatatatatttcaaatcttcatttttccgcaaaaatggACATCGCTtagtaaatataatttttttaatcttaacaTATAAAATCCATACAAAATATGGGGAATTGCACTAGTCCTCTATCATAATCAATCACTTTATGGCGAGGGGGTGGTGATTAATTTGAGATAGGAGAAGTTATTAGGCTTCAAATCAACCAAAGATTATCATTTGCTGCgcgtatgataaaatttctacttcttaCTCTATTTCTCTtaaaaacaagtttggaacataaatccgtttaacgcaatttattttcatttccaaacggatttatatttcataaataaatttgaagaataaatcaaaagctaaatttttcaacttcaatttaaataaaaattgagaaatcaatttctattataaatcaatttctacttTAGAAAATTTGTCATGCGCACTCTAAGTCAATGGAAATACTTTTATTACAATTTATTATGCATTTTCCTCAGCATTATCATTTGCTaattttttcctcaaataaaacaattttaacaTCATATactaaatttcataatttttaggaaaaatatcgAGATAGatataatctcttttttttttgtgtttaatttaatcagaataaacaataaataaagaagttgtccctaaaattggagaaaataaCGTTTGAGAATTAGGGCTTTGGAAAGGCTTAAAAcccctttccctctctttcccaAGTTCAGCTTCAAAGCTCCGCGGAAGACaggagaagagaaagcaagcaATGGCGAACGAAGGAGAGATGGGCAACTGGACCGATCTGCTCCATTCCTCCACCAAGCTCCTCGAGCAAGCCGCTCCTTCCGCTCAGTTCCCTCCTCtccaggttctctctctctctctctctgcgctcgTGTTTACTGGGAAGTGTTGCGAGAGAGCCTCGTGGTCGAGAGCGAAGGTGGTGGTTTCGAGTCTAGAATCTCGGTTTCGACGATGAAGAAGTCCTGCGCGATCGAATGGGCGGATACCCTTTGTCTTTGCTCGCGCTTGAACATGGGTTTCCAACTTATTGGGGGGGTTAGTCTGGATACAGGCTAAAGGGCGTCGGGCTTTTCTATATCATTGAGTAGATGCATCGCATGGGCCGGTTGCCCGAGGTGGCGGAAATGTATAGTAGAATATCACCCCTTTTCCTTCCGTTCGGTTGCcttgttcttgtttcgccagaCAGTGTCCCAGTTGAAGGGCTTTCGGTTTTGAATTCGGATCGGTAGCTGTTCAAAGTTGGGTTGTAATTAGATGCATTATCATTTGGAGCTTAGCTCCTTATCCCAGCTATCTTCAGATTAATGTCATGGGTTTTGCTTTCTGCTGCTGCGAATTATTTCCTCCAGAtatttttgggggaaaaagtTATAGTATCTAATGGTTTGAATCAGCTAGCCAGATAAGTTGTGCCAAGACAATTATTTgttggcaaaagaaaaggaaaggaaagataaaACCCAGTTCTTCAATTAGGTATATGAAGAGAAATCTTGTTGACAGATTCTTTTCCCCGGTGAAATCTCCATTCTCTCTTGCTACTTAAGTTGCTAGTTTGGTCCTATGACTCTGGTTCCCTGCTGTGATCTCTAGCTGGTTTGCTGCCAAGACACTACTCAACTGcttttccattttattattgGTTGTTAGATGGTGTCATGCCATTAAGGTCATGCATGCAACCTCTGTGAATGCAATCGCTTATTGCAGTCACCAATTTCAGTAGCTCATGGTCATTGCCAAACCTCACAATCAAATATGGTTGCAGTTTCCACCACACTTATGTTAGTCGTGTCATTGTCTCTTTGTTAATTTGAACTTTTCACACATCTCTATTTCATGTCATCATATGGAACTCTGGAAGCCGATTAGCTAAAAAACTCGCATTTGCCATTTTGCTTTTGGTCAACACTATACTAAATTTAAGTATGCATGCTGGGTTAATCATGAAGAGCGTGCTTGTCATCTAATAGTGATTTTGTGTTGGCTATTTATGTATGTCTCAGAGGAACCTTGATCAGTTGGAAGCATTATCCAAGAAGCTCAAGTCAAAGACTCTAAGGACTGAAGCTCCATCTCAATCTATTGCAGCCACCAGGTCTTGTATCTGTCTGCAATTCATTGCTTTCACTTATCCTCATTGTGTCAAGCCTGACTACATGGCAATTATGTTGGGTGAATGCATCTTTATAATTGTGTTGTTTTCCAGGCTTCTTGCACGTGAAGGATAAATGCCGAACAGCTTGCACGAGATCTGAAGTCCTTTGAGCTGAAGGTAACCTAATATTTCGATTTGTTCAACATACTAAAAACACATTGCCACTtgaatatttttacattttgactTTGGCATGATCAATCTGCTTTCGGCAATCTTGTAGTAATTGTATTGATCTTTTTGGTTGGTGGAGACTCGTCTAGCTAGGGTAGGGTTGTTTATGGGTGTCTTGAAagtcaattaaaatttcaaacgTGACTTCAGTGCAGATTGTTATCATTGGACATTTGTTTCTTCCTTAAAGATTTAGTGTCAGGGAAATGCAACCACAATTTATATCTAGGATATTTCTGACACTCCTTCCTGTGTGTAAATCAGTCCTTACATGGGAAACACAAGATGTTAATGCAACCACAGAGGTGGTGACATTtgaaaactaaatttaatttaaacaaCTTGACAGAGTAATATCAAGGAGTGTATCAGTTTGAACTATTGatctgaacttgagacatctAGCCCTGATACCATCTTAAAGGATTGTGTAACGGGTTCACAACATACTTATCTCAACGTGTtgttcaacaatttttaatgtGAGGATTTTCATTGCCATAACCTGCAGTGTAGGACATTCTTCTAATGAATTTTCTGTTTGTAGACTACATTCGAGGACGTGTTCCCTGCTGGGAGGCGACGACTGTTGAGGATTATTTGCAGCAGGTACTTTctattcttcaatttttatgttcttttggtGCTGTTTGTCTGTCGTTTTGGTATGTCATCTGCACCTTGTTTATATAGGCATGTGGGACTGTTTTCTGTTgttgttgcatttctttttcttctcgagGACTGAAAGATGCATAtcatgaattttgatttctGCAACCAAATAGATTTGATGACAAGAGCATAATTTTCAAAGGTTCAGGCAAGGTATTGACATTTTTTCCCCATTAAGATATTGATTTAACCTTTTCTTGTACAATTATAGTTGAACAGGATATTGGCATttttaaatgtcactttctcACTTTATATGCCCTTTGTTTTAGTGCTTGGTCTATCCTTAGTGAGAGGGTGAGAAGCTAATGCTTTTATCTAAACTTGGTCTAGATAGTATTTAGGAAAGGGTGGAGTTGATGAAGATGTGTTGTATTGTGAAATTCCTTTctgctcttctttctctcttcttttgttgtttttagtACATGATGAATaagaaagataatttttttagggTTAGAATAATCAGTGTATTCTTTTGCTGGCCTCAAGAAGGTCGATATGATTTCTCAAATCTTACTTTAAAATAGTCAAATGCAAAGATTGCCCAAGAATGCTGCTATAGGTGTTCTTTACTAGGTTTGCAAATATATTTCTTCAACTAATGGCATCTTTTTAAAATGCTTCTAGTTTTTCCTCAGACTCTTCTGTAATGTCATTTCTGGTGTAAAAATatgatttcccttttttcttctgggGGGTGGATGTGTTAACATGCATATATTTGTAAAAATGATGCAGATGGGCCTCTTTAAGTTTGTGCTACAATTTTTTGTGTAGCATGTGTTGTTTCTGCTTTTTGATTTATTCCTGTGCTATTCTTTGTTGATGTTTTTGTCTTCATTTCCTGAATATGGGCAACTTTTTTAGGTCTTTAGAGTTGTGTTTTCATAGTTGTTAGCATGATCCCTTGACTAGATTCATGCTAGCAAACTCAAATGAGTACAtctgttttatatttgtttcacAAGCATTCCTAAGCATTCTTCTACCCTGTCatgcttctttttttggggtgggTGTTGCATTTGTCAGTCCCTCTCTGAACTGATCGTGAAATCCAAATACATCATCGTTTGTTGTTGAATGCTCCTCTCCAATGGCTTACCTGCAGCCTTGGAGTCAGTATCACAAACAGTTCCATGCCTTCTGGCTTCTGATCTGCCTTTTCATCTACTAGCTTTTTCCCATTCAATAGTTGTTCTCCTCTCAACATGCATATATGTAAATGTTCTCTCCTTTAAGTTTTTCGTGGAACTGTGCATGTCCATCTATATTTCCGATATTTTTAGTCATATTTCCTAAATACATGGTTGGTAATATAAGGTTCCATGATTTGTTTCTCTTGCTTTATGGAATTTATGGTTATGTACCAATGATGAGATGAATTATTTGCTGCTTCTTAATGTAGGTTCATGAAATAGCAATGGTCTCAGCTATTCAGGAAGCACAGAAGGACAATGTTAGAAGTTTTAATGATTATATGCTGAAAGTATTGGAGGTTGTAACTTGTAACTCAGTCTTAGAATATTTCAAATTGCTATCTCCACTTTTTCCAGCCCTGGTTTCTAATGGGTGCTTTGCTGTTGTGGCTGACAGGATgattggcaaaaggaaaagcgTGACTTTCTTCAGAGCTTAAGCCGGATATCATTATTACCCAAGACTAACATTGTTGATTCAGGCTATGGAGGTGCTCGTCTCCCCCAAATAGCCTCAACAGTTTCAAGTCCTCAAGTTTCATCTGGTCCTTCAGGCATGGAGATTGTAGCTGTAGCAAACAAGTCGATTCTTGAGAAAAAAGCTTCTGTCTACGGTGGTGTTGTGAAGGACCTTAACAGTGCCAGAGAGCATGGCTTGCCATTTAAAGTAATGAAAATCtggtttttatttatctttaatagtTATTGCCGCTCattacatcttttttttttactaggcATCGAATTTGTGCTGGGGCAGTTCTAAGATTTTAACATAGAAGCATATCTTAATCACAGTTTATTGTTATTTGCCTGCCAGCTGGCACTGTCAGCATATGTATTTGAGAAACTTACCATTATCATTATTTGTACTTCTTGTTCCCTGCCTTCTGATGGTTGCTTCATGAGTGCGTTTGTTAGATTTATGATGCAGTGTATACATTTGTATCGTTTCACTAAATCTATTTGACTTTTTGCATGATATGGGCATAATCTGTTTTTCTGTTATTGTTCGAATTTCAGCCTGCTACTGCTTTCAAGGGTGCTTATGAAAGTTTGGGTATTAATACGTCTGGGGGAAAATCAGTCAGTATGCAGAAAATATGGCATCTCATTCAGGTGTGGCTCTATATATATTCTTAGCTAATTCTCCATGCCATTCCATagctccctttttcttcttatgcCATAGAGATATAAATATGGTTTGTGCAATAATTTGCTAGGCGCTTATGGATGAGGATTCAGTTGTTCGGTGGAATGTTTCAAAGAAGATGTCATTGGTAATTGGTGCAAGGCGGCACCTTGAGTGGGGGCATGAGAAGTACATTATGGACATGATACAAAGTCATCCTGCACAAGTATGAAGTTGTTATTTTTACCTTTCTTGACATTTTGGTTCCATAAAACTTCTATGGCTAAAGCTTCTTGCTTATGTTTAGACTCAAAGTAAAATTGCTGCTTCAGTCATATTTGGAGATATTTCTTACTTGCATCATATAGTAATCAAACTTGACCTTTTTGAAGCAGTATTCAAGAGCTAGAGCTCTCTTTGTCCAGCTTGTCTCTAACAGATTTCAAGGCATTTAACATACTAAAATGTATATACTGAGTTTAGTGCTCATGATTTTGTCCTTCTGCTATTTCTAGGCTGCTCTTGGTGGTGGTGTTGGGAATTTGCAAAGGATTCATGCCTTCCTTCGGGTCCGTTCTCTGTTTATTATTCAATTACCTGTAGTACCACATTTTTAATGCTTTATTTTGCGTCAGATCTTTGATTATCCTTAATTCTCATGTTGCAGATTCGTTTGCGTGATTATGGTGTTCTCGACTTCGATGTTGGTGATGCTCGAAGGCAGCCACCTGTTGACACCACGTGGCAGCAGGTTATGAACGcttcctttttctattccattttctattttggTGGCGAAGTCAATACCATAAGAACGTAGAAATTTGGTCTATTCATGTGAAATCCTCATTTTCACTGGGATGCTGCTGTAAATAAAAACTGCTGATGTTTTACTCTTAAGATTTGGAGTCTTTTGGTTGAGATGACAGTGACTTATGTTTCAGCTATCCCGTCTTACTGAATATGAACTattacaagaagaaaaatatttatgataagAAGTATATTGTATTGTTTTTTAAGTTAAGAGGGTATTTTGGGCTGCCCTATTTTCTTGGGATATTGCTAACTGCAGTTGCTTTATAAGCACGGAACTCCTATGCCTGTAGCTGACTTATTTTACACATGTCTTGTTTCAACAGATATACTTTTGCCTGAGAACTGGGTATTACAATGAAGCAAGGGATGTTGCCTTGTCATCCCGTAGTGCACATCAGTTTGCACCTCTGGTACTATTTGTTTACTGCGTTAATGTACTGATTGTTGTTCTTCCCTAATAGTTATTTGTTATTGGCAGCTCACAGAATGGATAAATACTGAGGTATGGTTTCTGCTGAGACAGCTGCAACTGCTTCAGAAGAATGTGAAAAGTTGTTAAGAATGGGTGATCGGGTGGGTCGAGCTGCATATGATAAGAAAAGGTTGTTACTATATGCCATGATATCTGGTTCTCGAAGGCTTGTTGAAAGGCTGCTGAGAGATCTATCGGCACTTTTCACCACCATAGAGGATTTCTTGTGGTTTAAATTGTCAGCCATCAGGGAGTTCCCTCTCGGAGGTTCATCTGCTATTCTAAGTGAGAGTTCAGTCCCCTATAGTTTAGAGGATTTGCAGGCTTACCTAAATAAGTTTGCAGCATCATACTATACCAAAAATGGGAAGGACCCTCTTGTATACCCATATATTCTGCTCCTAAGTGTCCAGTTCCTCCCAGCTATCCTTTATTTGTCTAAAGAAGCAGGCGATGAAGGGTACAACATTGATGCCACTCACATAGCTATCGTGCTTGCTGACCATGGTGTCCTTACGGAAGGTACAGGGGCAGGATCAAAGTTTGGTGTAATGGATGCTTATGCAGAAGCATCTAGCATGATTCAACAGTATGGATCTTCATATTTACATCTTGGAGATCTTTCAATGGCATTGGAATATTATGCACAGGCTGCTGCTGCAGTGGGTGGTGGACGACTATCTTGGACTGGAAGGGCAAATGCGGATCAGCAGAGACAGAGAAGTTTGATGCTGAAACAACTCCTCATGGAGCTGTTATTGCGAGATGGTGGGATTTACTTTTTACTTGGTTCAAGAGGTTCAGGGGAAGAAGGTGAATTGACAAGGTTTATACCGGATGTAAAAACAAGACAACAATTTCTGCTTGAAGCTGCTCGGCAGTGCTTGGAAGCTGGGATATATGACAAAGTATGGTCTTTCTCCCTGTTTTCCTCCTTTTGTAAAATTTACTTAATATTGGACTGTGGTGTTCCAATCATATCACTGAACTTTGACTTCAATCGCCCAATTACTTTCATTTAGTGGCAATTGATTCAGCTATGACTAGAATTTGGTCAATTTCCCAGCCAATTGCTGACATGTTGGCCATGTGGCCATCTGTATACCACATTGGTACTTTGCTTGAAAATTGACTGGAATTTGGTCAAAGTGCATAAATTGTAAAGAAATAAAAGTTTTCCACATGAGATGATCAAAACTAAAGTTCAGTGAAATGATAGCATAATCCACTCAAGTTCAGTGACTGCTGATGGAATTTGCCCTTTCTCCTATTGCTTTTATGGAGTCACAAGTGAAATAAGTTTTCAATGAACCTTTAAGCGCCAAAGTACTTTGATTGACTGTGTTTGGTTCATAAAATCTCTTTTTCGAGGTGATTCATGTTCTGCTGATCATTGTGTTTTTCATTAACAAAAGTAAATGTGTTGTGATATTGAGAAATATATGTATGGAGAagctagagagagggagggagggagggagatcaTTTCGTTTGTGTGAATAAATTAGCCAtagttcattttcctatttactaTTGCTTGCTCGGTTTCCCTAACTACTttagttcactctttatgtgcAGCTTTTCAAtgacatctaaattttcatCTTCAGTACCATTCCATTTATATCATCCTGCATTGCTAAATCTAGAATTTTAATGGATATTTCATCTTGGGACAGGATTGAATCTAGTGTGGTCTTAATACCCTTTTCCTTTgcttattctttcctttacttatGATTTCCTTTAATTAAATCAGTCAATAGAGA
The sequence above is drawn from the Eucalyptus grandis isolate ANBG69807.140 chromosome 11, ASM1654582v1, whole genome shotgun sequence genome and encodes:
- the LOC104425615 gene encoding uncharacterized protein LOC104425615: MQRLNSVLRQGQKAIVDLGLLTVLRSEIAHELSSNRFQNDQIGDPGDFVVDWDAPESEDVLLRRKCESGEEVAVSALLGPQIYGGEGIFPREVLMKVCVKKPCFNSILQFDCGVCSGTDSGSELHLRGAHYLPSPALLHHSVYRGPLFSTLDDNLQDKLKEYLVAKGIGRGLTDFLLLYLHRKEQNQYVSWLQKLESMLATEV
- the LOC104427474 gene encoding LOW QUALITY PROTEIN: nuclear pore complex protein NUP93A (The sequence of the model RefSeq protein was modified relative to this genomic sequence to represent the inferred CDS: inserted 2 bases in 2 codons; deleted 2 bases in 1 codon); protein product: MANEGEMGNWTDLLHSSTKLLEQAAPSAQFPPLQRNLDQLEALSKKLKSKTLRTEAPSQSIAATRLLAREGXNAEQLARDLKSFELKTTFEDVFPAEATTVEDYLQQVHEIAMVSAIQEAQKDNVRSFNDYMLKVLEDDWQKEKRDFLQSLSRISLLPKTNIVDSGYGGARLPQIASTVSSPQVSSGPSGMEIVAVANKSILEKKASVYGGVVKDLNSAREHGLPFKPATAFKGAYESLGINTSGGKSVSMQKIWHLIQALMDEDSVVRWNVSKKMSLVIGARRHLEWGHEKYIMDMIQSHPAQAALGGGVGNLQRIHAFLRIRLRDYGVLDFDVGDARRQPPVDTTWQQIYFCLRTGYYNEARDVALSSRSAHQFAPLLTEWINTXGMVSAETAATASEECEKLLRMGDRVGRAAYDKKRLLLYAMISGSRRLVERLLRDLSALFTTIEDFLWFKLSAIREFPLGGSSAILSESSVPYSLEDLQAYLNKFAASYYTKNGKDPLVYPYILLLSVQFLPAILYLSKEAGDEGYNIDATHIAIVLADHGVLTEGTGAGSKFGVMDAYAEASSMIQQYGSSYLHLGDLSMALEYYAQAAAAVGGGRLSWTGRANADQQRQRSLMLKQLLMELLLRDGGIYFLLGSRGSGEEGELTRFIPDVKTRQQFLLEAARQCLEAGIYDKSIEILKRIGAFSMALDTINKCLSDSICALSRGRLDSESQTAGLVHSGNEILETYKYSPEISPQERESVMEQQTVLRQLEAILSIYKLARAGHYLDALREVAKLPFLPLDPRTPDVTADVLQNLSPYVQACVPDILKVALSCMDNVPDSDGSLRALKAKIANFLANNLKRNWPRDLYEKVARSL